CGGGCATACATCCATATAGCGAGTAAACTGATTGCCGTTACTACATAACTAAATGTTTGAAAGCTGCGCCAGTACCAGCCTAACCAAACAGCAGATAGCGCTGTACCGAATAGGATATAGACCTCATAAATATCCATTTGATCTTGATACACTTGCCAAGCGATGATTGAACCAATAAAGAGAGCCAGTGTCCAGATTATGTCTCTGGGGGTAAAAATCTCTAAAAAGGTTTGTTTTTTTATTGTCATATCCATAATGTAGCCGCCTCTTAACTATTAAGCCCTAAAGTTGGTAACGAGTTTTTCAAACTCTTCATCTGTTTCCGGAAGTTTTCGGTTGTCGCGCCCTGCAATCGTTATATCGGTTTGTTCGCCATTGCGTTTTAAATGAATCCAAACACGACGTTGACGAACATAAAACATAAAGAAGATACCCAGAGTAAGTAGTGCACTACCAAAATACACAACATTTTTCCCAGGTGATTTGGTGATTTGTAAACCGGTTGACCAACGTTGATCAAAACTAGTCATTTCAAAAAACATCGCTGGGCCATAACGATTAAGGCTACCAATGGCCGTAATCGCATCTTCAAACCAAACCTGATGGGTTTCGCTAATGTCGCCTTGTTCGTTAATCTCAACGCCCTCTTGCTCTAATACATGAAGATAAAGGGTTTGCAGAGAATTTGCTAATTGTCCAAAGTAAAAGGCCGCTACTTCTTCTTGTTGGTCTTGGGGAACATTTGTCTGGATAAAATGGCTAATACCATCAAAACCTGTTTCGCGGAAGAGTTTGACTAGTTGTTGCATGAGTTGCATATGTATTTCATAATTCGCACGTTCCATTTCAATTGGTTTAGGCATCGCTTGACGATATATACGATCGGCCTTGGGTGCATTGTTAATCAGTGCCAAAAACTCAAAGAAACGTTTTTTGGTTCTAAGATCATCTGCGGGGATAAATAAGTAACGAAAATCATCCGCCACGGTTGTACGAATGCCACTCATATAAAACCACCGACCCTCTTGCAGATCAGGAATCATGTAATTTTCATATTCCCAAGCGCGACCTTCTTCGTTTCTTACACGAAACAATACACTTGGGCCGTTATTTTTCACTTTACGTCCTGTCGCTAAGGCATCTTCTTCGCTGAGAGGCACAATATTGTGAAGTTTGAAATCATTAAATTCAACACGGAAGCGACCAGCAGGGGTAGTCAAGGATTCATGACGGTTTATCGCTGATTCAACTACAGTAGTGCTCACCATGGGTGATGCTAAAGCATAAACATTAAAATTAACTAAGGAGCCACCATCGCCATAGGAAGATTGATAAATTGCATAGTTTTTGTAATAAAGAGGGTGATTTACTTCAATGGTTTTTTCAATAGGTTCGTCAAGATCATCAGAAAACAACACTAGATCACTTGCATAGGTACGCGGCATACCGTTGTCATAATAATCAACTCGGAAGGCTTTGACTTCAATGCGGAAGGGTAATTGTTGGACTAGATAGCCCTCATTCCAAGGCAAAAACACAACATCGGCATCACGACCTTCGGTGATATTGACGCTACCGCGATAAGAAAAGTTAGATGGTGGTAACCAGGCACGTTTGTCCACTTCACTCAGAGGTACATTTCGAGTTTCAGCCTGTAAACTTCCTGTTAACTCGAAGTATTTTAAATAAATATTACTATCCATTAACGCACCAATACAGATAATAATGATCGATATATGGCTGAAAAAGTAACCGAGCCGATTCCAATGTCCTTTTAGACCCGCTACAGTAACCGAGCCATCATCACGTTGGTTAATGCGTGTTTTAAAGCCTTCGTGTTTTAAAAACTCACTGGCATAGGCTTTTTGTTGTTCAAAATCACCAGCGACTGCAAATTGGGTGTGATTTGGTTGATGCTTGAGGGCATTGATCGATAGTTTTTCGCTATATTCTTTCATGTCTTTGATAAAAATCGGCGTATTCCGGGTAACGCACACGCCAGTTGATATCAACAAAAACAGTAGAACTATCATAAACCATGCGGCACCATACACATCATAAAGCGCTAAACTGCGATAAACCTCATACCAAAAAGGGCCAAACTTTATAATATAGTCTTGAACGGGTTGATATTGTTGTAAAACAGTCCCGATAACTGAAGCTATAGCCAGCATAACCAAAAGTGTTATTGCTAGGTTCATAGACCCTAAAAATTCAAGCCAAACATTGGGTTTGCGTGAAGGTTTAAGTTTTTTGTTCTGCTCAGTCATAGTTTCTAATCTTTTGTTTTATGCTAATAAAAAAATGCAGGTAGAAGAGTATATACTTCTAGGCGCAAGAGTTAAAGACTCACATGTTATTAACCTAGTGTTCGTGTAGAGAATTATAAAACCCGTTTAGCTAGGTTAATAAGGATTAAAAAGGGAACACTAAAGGATTATTTATAAATGCAACATCCACTTTATCAAAAAGCGACCTATTTAAAGAGCGCGCCAAATTTAAGCCATTGCCCTGAAGATATCGGTTATGAAGTCGCGTTCGCAGGTCGATCAAATGCCGGTAAATCAAGTGCATTGAATGTTCTTAGCTCACAAAAAAGTCTGGCACGGACAAGTAAAACGCCGGGGCGAACTCAAATGATTAACTTTTTTCAGTTGGATGAACAACGCAGTTTAATTGACTTACCTGGTTATGGTTTTGCTAAGGTTAATGTCAATGTTAAAAAACTATGGGAAGCAGGCCTGGCTGAATATATTGAAAAACGTGAAGCGTTAAAAGGGCTAGTTTTAATGATGGATGTCCGTCATCCTTTACAGCCGCTTGATGTAATGATGCTGGATTGGACAAAAGATCTTAATTTAGCGGTTCATATTTTATTAACTAAATCCGATAAGCTGAGTAAGAATCAAGCTAGCCAATCTTTACTAGGATTACAAAAAACCTTAAAACAAGATTATCCTCAAGCGAGTGCACAGTTGTTTTCATCGCTTAACAAGCAGGGTTTAGACCAGGCCTGGTCTAAACTTGATGAGTGGATGGAATTCGAACGCCAGGCTTAAGGTGAGTTGGCTATGCGTTTTTTGCGAGCTTCTTCATAAATAGGCATTAGCCGAGCAGAATATTTAGTTAGGTCTTTAATACGCGAATCATAAGATGGGTGTGTACTTAAGAATTCGGGCGGTTGGTTGCCTTTAGACAATTCGGCCATTCGGTTCCAAATATCGATGGCTGCAGAAGGGTTATAACCCGCCATTGCGGCGAGCTCAATTCCAATTCGATCGGCCTCAACCTCGTGCACTCGGCTATAAGGCAATAGGATACCGACATTTAATAACGCGCCTGTAATGTCCAATGTAACCGCTTGTGCGCCTGTAAGTTGACCTACAATACTTAAACCGAGTTGAGTTGCTGCGGCCTGCGAAACACGTTCTCGGGCATGCTCACGTAAGTCATGAGCCATTTCGTGGCCCATAATTGCAGCAATTTCATCATCATTTAAATTGAGCTGATTGATAATACCTGTATAAAACATAATCTTACCCCCTGGCATAATCCACGCATTGATGGTGTCCTCTTCAATTAAATTTACTTCCCAATCCCAATCGACAGCATCCGTGCGAAAGTGAGCAGTATGAGGAACCATGGTAGTTAGAATAGTTTGTAACCGCGAATAAAGCGGTTTGTCTGTATTCAGTTTGCCTTCTTCTTTGGCTTGAGCGAGAACTTGACTATAGGCTTGTTGACCCGCCTCGATCATCTCTTTTTGGGATACCAAAAATGTTTGTTTACGATCAATACCAACCAGGCCTGATTGGGTTGTGTTGGTGATAGCACAACTGGTTAACATCAAAGCAATAAATACCACCGAAATCCATTTAAAAACCATTTTAGAGCCTCCAATTTAGCTGTACGGTTATTTTAAATCAAAACAAGGTTGGGCAAAACTTAACAGCGCTTTATAATCTACCTAAACATTATGAGAAGGGAAACAGTCTAAGTGAATATTGAACAGGTAAAACACTATCTTTTAGCTTTGCAGGATGACATTTGTGCGCAACTGGCTGAGGAAGATGGCAGCAAGGACTTTATTATTGACGCTTGGGAGCGCGTAGGCGAAGAAGGTGCAATGGGCTTAACCGGTGGTGGCCGCTCACGCGTAATGGAAAACGGGGCGGTAATTGAAAAGGGTGGTGTAAACTTCTCCCATGTGCGAGGCAAAACCTTGCCAGCGTCTGCCACGGCTCACCGTCCTGAGTTGGCGGGTCGTTCGTTTCAAGCGCTAGGCGTGTCGCTGGTGATTCATCCACGCAACCCCTATATTCCGACCTCCCATGCCAATGTACGTTTATTTATTGCTGAGAAAGAGGGTGAAGAGCCGGTTTGGTGGTTTGGTGGTGGCTTTGATTTAACGCCGTTTTATCCGTTTGATGAAGACGTTAAACACTGGCATCAAATGTCTAAAAATGCCTGTGACCCGTTTGGTGATGATATTTACCTAAAATACAAAAAATGGTGTGATGAGTATTTTTATCTCAAACATCGTAATGAAACCCGAGGGGTCGGCGGCCTGTTTTATGATGACCTTAACCACTGGGATTTTGAAACTTGCTTTGCGTTTATGCGCTCTGTCGGCGATCATTTTATCCAAGCCTATCGCCCGATTATGGCAAAGCGTAAAGCGGTGGAATACGGTGAACGTGAACGTGATTTTCAACTGTATCGTCGTGGGCGTTATGCTGAATTTAATTTGGTCTTTGACCGTGGCACGCTGTTTGGATTGCAAACCGGTGGGCGTACGGAGTCGATACTGATGTCCATGCCACCGCTGGCGGCTTGGAAATACGACTACCAACCCGAACCCGAAACAGAAGAAGCCAAACTTTATGATTATTTAACGCCGCGCGAGTGGTTGAGTTAACAAGGCCTGATCATGGAACAAGATAAAATTCGATGTGATAAATGGTTGTGGGCCGCGCGGTTTTTTAAAACCCGTGGTGTGGCTTCTGAAGCGCTAAAAGGTGGCAAAATCGAACTGAACGGCAGCAAACCTAAAGCGAGTAAAACCCTTGTGGTGGGGGATAAACTGAAAATTACCCAAGCACACCGTAAGGTCGAGGTAAGGGTAGTGGTGTTATCCGATAAACGAGGTTCGGCCGAGCAAGCTCAACAGCTCTATGAACTGGTCAACGAGGAGTTACTCCAGCGCAAACCTACTGCGGATATGGCATTGGTAGGTTATCGTGAAAAAGGTAAGGGACGTCCGACTAAACGCGAACGTCGTCAGATAGAAACATTTGTTGGTTTCGATTACTAAACAAGGTAGATTGCTTTGTGTTGTTTGATGGTTTCTATCAAATTTAAACCATCTATTGTTGGCATACGAATATCAGTAAGTACTAAATCAAAAATGCCCGTTTGAATTTTTTCGAGCGCCTTATTTGCACTTAAAGCGTTATCTAGCTGATAGCCTGCCATTTCTAAGCGCCATTTTAAAAGTTTTAAAATGGCCCGCTCATCATCAACAACAATTAATAATTTAGTCATAGGACGCATCTGCTAGTTGATGGAGAATATAAAACACTCTAGTGTTCAACTTGGTTTTCAAGTTTAACTTTACTTGGGTTTTAAAAATGAGTTTGGAGATTTTAATAGAAAAGGCAGGGAAAATGTGCAATACAGTTTAAAGAACTATTTAGAGGTTAGTTAACCTCTAAATAGTTTGTTAGCGGACTAACTTAGGCTTTGGCTAAGGCATAGCGTTTTTTCTCAACAAGGTTATGGATGATCGGCGACATCAATAAATCCATCGCTAGTACCATATGCTCTGAGTTATAAACTAGGGTTTCTGGCGTTTGTAACC
The nucleotide sequence above comes from Thiomicrospira sp. R3. Encoded proteins:
- a CDS encoding response regulator; translation: MTKLLIVVDDERAILKLLKWRLEMAGYQLDNALSANKALEKIQTGIFDLVLTDIRMPTIDGLNLIETIKQHKAIYLV
- a CDS encoding RNA-binding S4 domain-containing protein, which translates into the protein MEQDKIRCDKWLWAARFFKTRGVASEALKGGKIELNGSKPKASKTLVVGDKLKITQAHRKVEVRVVVLSDKRGSAEQAQQLYELVNEELLQRKPTADMALVGYREKGKGRPTKRERRQIETFVGFDY
- a CDS encoding cytochrome c biogenesis protein ResB, giving the protein MTEQNKKLKPSRKPNVWLEFLGSMNLAITLLVMLAIASVIGTVLQQYQPVQDYIIKFGPFWYEVYRSLALYDVYGAAWFMIVLLFLLISTGVCVTRNTPIFIKDMKEYSEKLSINALKHQPNHTQFAVAGDFEQQKAYASEFLKHEGFKTRINQRDDGSVTVAGLKGHWNRLGYFFSHISIIIICIGALMDSNIYLKYFELTGSLQAETRNVPLSEVDKRAWLPPSNFSYRGSVNITEGRDADVVFLPWNEGYLVQQLPFRIEVKAFRVDYYDNGMPRTYASDLVLFSDDLDEPIEKTIEVNHPLYYKNYAIYQSSYGDGGSLVNFNVYALASPMVSTTVVESAINRHESLTTPAGRFRVEFNDFKLHNIVPLSEEDALATGRKVKNNGPSVLFRVRNEEGRAWEYENYMIPDLQEGRWFYMSGIRTTVADDFRYLFIPADDLRTKKRFFEFLALINNAPKADRIYRQAMPKPIEMERANYEIHMQLMQQLVKLFRETGFDGISHFIQTNVPQDQQEEVAAFYFGQLANSLQTLYLHVLEQEGVEINEQGDISETHQVWFEDAITAIGSLNRYGPAMFFEMTSFDQRWSTGLQITKSPGKNVVYFGSALLTLGIFFMFYVRQRRVWIHLKRNGEQTDITIAGRDNRKLPETDEEFEKLVTNFRA
- a CDS encoding M48 family metallopeptidase, translating into MVFKWISVVFIALMLTSCAITNTTQSGLVGIDRKQTFLVSQKEMIEAGQQAYSQVLAQAKEEGKLNTDKPLYSRLQTILTTMVPHTAHFRTDAVDWDWEVNLIEEDTINAWIMPGGKIMFYTGIINQLNLNDDEIAAIMGHEMAHDLREHARERVSQAAATQLGLSIVGQLTGAQAVTLDITGALLNVGILLPYSRVHEVEADRIGIELAAMAGYNPSAAIDIWNRMAELSKGNQPPEFLSTHPSYDSRIKDLTKYSARLMPIYEEARKKRIANSP
- the yihA gene encoding ribosome biogenesis GTP-binding protein YihA/YsxC, with translation MQHPLYQKATYLKSAPNLSHCPEDIGYEVAFAGRSNAGKSSALNVLSSQKSLARTSKTPGRTQMINFFQLDEQRSLIDLPGYGFAKVNVNVKKLWEAGLAEYIEKREALKGLVLMMDVRHPLQPLDVMMLDWTKDLNLAVHILLTKSDKLSKNQASQSLLGLQKTLKQDYPQASAQLFSSLNKQGLDQAWSKLDEWMEFERQA
- the hemF gene encoding oxygen-dependent coproporphyrinogen oxidase is translated as MNIEQVKHYLLALQDDICAQLAEEDGSKDFIIDAWERVGEEGAMGLTGGGRSRVMENGAVIEKGGVNFSHVRGKTLPASATAHRPELAGRSFQALGVSLVIHPRNPYIPTSHANVRLFIAEKEGEEPVWWFGGGFDLTPFYPFDEDVKHWHQMSKNACDPFGDDIYLKYKKWCDEYFYLKHRNETRGVGGLFYDDLNHWDFETCFAFMRSVGDHFIQAYRPIMAKRKAVEYGERERDFQLYRRGRYAEFNLVFDRGTLFGLQTGGRTESILMSMPPLAAWKYDYQPEPETEEAKLYDYLTPREWLS